In the genome of Asterias amurensis chromosome 16, ASM3211899v1, one region contains:
- the LOC139948632 gene encoding uncharacterized protein, which yields MASVESLTISELDDFLCQFYTSLRKSDGQAYTRKSMLAIRFGLQRHFQSLHSWKLCKNALFAGSNKVFQGMLVNLNWKGKNNKVIHKGPISVADMNKIQTSNELDLSSPTGLQNKVFIDITVYFGIVGCEKMRDMKSNDFTFSRTGDNIRYVIVTNCSQNTCQSRDVNSESSCEGVMYEIPGYDRCPVASLEKYLSKLNPKRSDIFWQKPIPHVPDVGPWYISRPTPLHTLGSKMKTISANAGCRKLYTNNCLKATPVGILRIASSLRQAADREISNKDGLEILCRSGENTQDSASEEILSDVSLSLLKDENSNKSASASQQLQEDHPHSQTEQPKQPKPSDLATAETSEDLPSFSFLSSINLKDLMKVQDSKSTNRQLRYALTRLEVFAKHLGSSIPLVEAMSMRELDEFLCRFYANLRKFDGQMYTKKSMQGIRYGLQRYFQTLHNWDICKKSAEFKGSNKVFKDILISIRKGGKVVIKHKTPISAADMDKIQSSPELDMKSPRGLQNKVFFDIMVYLGKSNRYRMQEMKPSDFTVARDNNYNQYVSKCGHSFSEDDHEFTKGAMFEISNSDKCPVRSFQKYLSKLNPNRPDLFWQRPRETAPKTGPWYIDAPVGLHSLSDKVKIISTNAECRKVYTNDCLRITPVAVLRSKGMMKDYHSRSSDTESYSNSDNSLSEDWTHNDDNPQTSWQCESTPPISAVSTDMQASRTDSQHQSKNRDNNQDTLQAEHSGQTLQEKNPTLFPVKRKRAPGGGRKRLPQAEKKKAIKAAQKKYRMSHSREPDNRLKLSPSISALWLPLSYKLGLDKNQLAIKLLELYHASQGSTDVNFFGEKSTPLRSCIGFHGWKDVRYSDSLVMEITGVSLKTFHILLEQLPDPLPILGGLTTENGLLMFLMKLRMDPPYKYLAAQFSVAQATIEQTFLCILVYLVELSSACIQWPLKETVLSKMPPCIKRSYPKCRLVLDCLQIEVEAPEQLRDQLPMLSRLDSTFKAKALIGLTPNGCICFISKFFSGEILQSKLSKLSSVYYALHVGDQVLSLQPDSFISSMQGVSIFQAPILPRIITQTNPIYKEESVLLNKHVDMLKQRLRSFGILRSKLPCDMLPHIEMLVHICAVLANFETAAQGDK from the exons ATGGCGTCTGTGGAGTCTCTAACAATCAGTGAACTCGACGATTTTCTTTGTCAATTTTACACAAGTTTACGGAAAAGCGACGGCCAAGCGTACACAAGGAAATCGATGCTTGCAATTCGGTTTGGCCTGCAGAGACACTTCCAATCCTTGCACAGCTGGAAACTCTGTAAGAATGCCTTATTTGCTGGCAGTAATAAGGTGTTTCAGGGAATGTTGGTCAACTTGAATTGGAAAGGAAAGAATAATAAAGTGATACACAAGGGTCCGATCTCTGTGGCGGATATGAACAAAATTCAAACATCCAATGAGTTGGATTTGAGTTCCCCGACTGGGCTACAGAATAAGGTATTCATCGACATCACAGTATATTTTGGGATTGTCGGATGTGAAAAAATGCGTGACATGAAGTCGAATGATTTTACGTTTTCAAGAACTGGAGATAACATTCGTTATGTAATTGTAACAAACTGCAGTCAAAATACATGTCAAAGTCGTGACGTCAACAGTGAGAGCTCATGTGAGGGTGTTATGTATGAAATCCCAGGCTATGACAGATGCCCCGTAGCGTCCTTGGAGAAATACTTATCAAAATTGAATCCCAAACGCTCTGATATATTTTGGCAAAAACCAATCCCACATGTACCAGACGTTGGACCCTGGTACATTAGTCGCCCAACACCACTGCACACACTCGGCTCCAAAATGAAAACGATCTCAGCAAATGCGGGTTGTCGTAAATTGTACACAAACAATTGTCTTAAGGCGACTCCTGTTGGTATTTTACGCATTGCAAGCTCGCTGAGACAGGCTGCTGACAGGGAGATTTCAAACAAGGATGGATTGGAAATCTTATGTAGGTCTGGGGAAAACACTCAAGACTCTGCATCGGAAGAGATTCTTTCTGATGTTTCTTTATCGCTGCTCAAGGATGAGAACAGTAACAAGAGTGCATCTGCTTCTCAACAATTACAAGAGGACCACCCTCACTCTCAAACTGAACAACCTAAACAACCCAAGCCTTCAGATCTAGCCACAGCAGAAACTTCAGAAGATCTTCCCTCGTTCTCTTTTCTGTCATCCATAAATCTTAAAGATCTGATGAAAGTCCAAGATTCTAAGAGCACGAACAGACAGCTCAGATATGCACTGACAAGGTTGGAGGTGTTTGCCAAGCATCTTGGTTCATCGATACCCTTGGTTGAAGCTATGTCTATGAGAGAATTAGATGAGTTTCTTTGTCGATTCTATGCCAACTTGCGTAAGTTTGATGGGCAAATGTACACTAAGAAATCAATGCAAGGGATCAGGTATGGATTGCAGAGGTACTTTCAAACACTGCATAACTGGGACATTTGCAAAAAGAGTGCTGAATTTAAAGGGAGCAATAAAGTCTTTAAAGATATTCTTATAAGCATACGGAAAGGAGGCAAAGTGGTAATCAAACACAAAACTCCAATCTCAGCAGCCGATATGGACAAAATTCAATCTTCCCCTGAGTTGGATATGAAATCTCCTAGGGGACTCCAGAATAAAGTCTTTTTTGACATTATGGTTTATTTGGGCAAATCAAACCGATACCGCATGCAAGAGATGAAGCCGAGCGATTTCACGGTTGCCAGAGACAACAATTATAATCAGTATGTCTCAAAATGTGGCCATAGCTTCAGTGAAGACGATCATGAATTTACCAAGGGTGCTATGTTCGAGATTTCAAACTCTGACAAATGTCCTGTGAGGTCATTTCAAAAGTACTTGTCAAAGTTGAATCCAAACCGCCCGGATTTGTTTTGGCAACGACCTAGAGAAACAGCACCAAAGACTGGTCCATGGTACATTGATGCCCCTGTAGGACTTCATTCCCTCAGTGACAAAGTGAAAATAATTTCAACTAATGCTGAATGTAGGAAAGTCTACACCAATGACTGTCTCAGAATTACCCCTGTGGCTGTTCTACGTAGCAAGGGGATGATGAAAGACTATCACAGTAGATCAAGCGACACCGAAAGTTATTCAAATTCAGACAACAGCCTCTCAGAAGACTGGACGCACAATGATGACAATCCTCAAACTTCATGGCAGTGCGAGAGTACACCTCCAATTTCTGCAGTTTCTACAGACATGCAGGCATCACGAACAGACTCCCAACACCAGTCCAAGAACAGGGACAACAACCAAGATACACTTCAGGCCGAGCACTCAGGGCAAACGCTCCAAGAGAAAAACCCAACTCTTTTCCCGGTCAAACGAAAACGTGCCCCAGGCGGGGGCAGAAAGCGACTCCCACAAGCAGAGAAGAAAAAAGCCATCAAAGCTGCTCAAAAGAAGTACAGAATGTCGCACAGCCGCGAGCCTGACAATCGGCTGAAGCTATCGCCTAGCATCAGTGCCCTTTGGCTTCCCCTGTCTTATAAACTTGGACTTGACAAGAATCAGCTCGCAATAAAGCTTCTGGAACTCTATCACGCATCTCAAGGATCAACTGATGTTAACTT CTTTGGTGAAAAATCGACCCCCCTGAGAAGTTGCATCGGATTTCACGGCTGGAAAGATGTGCGTTACTCAGACAGCCTGGTCATGGAAATCACTGGTGTCTCCTTAAAGACGTTTCATATCCTCCTTGAGCAGCTTCCAGATCCCCTACCCATACTTGGAGGTCTGACCACTGAGAATGGGCTTCTCATGTTCCTGATGAAACTACGGATGGACCCACCGTATAAGTACCTCGCAGCTCAGTTCAGTGTGGCCCAGGCGACCATTGAGCAAACCTTCCTCTGCATCTTAGTCTACCTCGTGGAGCTGTCTTCTGCTTGCATTCAGTGGCCACTTAAGGAGACAGTGCTCAGCAAGATGCCACCGTGCATCAAGAGAAGCTACCCTAAGTGTAGACTCGTCTTGGACTGTCTTCAGATTGAAGTGGAGGCACCGGAGCAACTGCGGGATCAGCTACCGATGCTCTCAAGACTGGACAGCACCTTCAAGGCGAAGGCTCTCATCGGGTTGACTCCGAACGGTTGCATCTGCTTTATCTCCAAGTTCTTCTCAGGGGAGATCCTACAAAGTAAACTGTCGAAGCTAAGCTCTGTCTACTATGCCCTTCATGTCGGCGATCAGGTACTTTCGTTACAGCCCGATAGTTTCATAAGCAGCATGCAAGGAGTCTCCATCTTCCAAGCTCCAATTTTGCCTCGAATAATCACACAGACGAACCCTATTTACAAAGAGGAGTCCGTCCTCTTGAACAAGCACGTTGACATGCTGAAGCAGCGGCTACGATCATTTGGAATCTTGAGATCCAAGTTGCCATGCGACATGTTGCCGCACATTGAAATGCTGGTCCATATCTGCGCTGTTTTGGCAAACTTTGAAACTGCTGCACAGGGAGATAAATGA